A part of Solicola gregarius genomic DNA contains:
- a CDS encoding type II secretion system F family protein, whose product MSPITLSAVIFGAGIGAGLVWLAVIVRGGRTGVARPTRRRRLPAGMNPRTVAVAVLAAVVMVLLTRWVIAGAAAVAVVMLWPMIFGGAAVSDRSIARMEAVATWTESVRDLVKGGIGLEETIPASAQTAPAIIRPHLSRLAGNIAVRVDLRTALQEFADDIDDESVDVVVAALILNSQLQGPELVQLLTTLSTSLRQELDMRTKIETQRKGLRRQARSIVVVIGLLIIAQAVFARGYVEPYGTVTGQILLAVFVVMWIGAFIRIRVLSEPPPPRRILDRSADAGALR is encoded by the coding sequence ATGAGCCCGATCACGCTTTCCGCTGTCATCTTCGGCGCCGGGATCGGCGCCGGGCTGGTCTGGCTGGCCGTCATCGTGCGCGGCGGCCGCACGGGTGTTGCCCGGCCGACTCGTCGCCGACGGTTGCCGGCCGGGATGAATCCCCGAACGGTCGCGGTCGCGGTTCTCGCCGCGGTGGTGATGGTGCTGCTGACCCGGTGGGTGATCGCCGGCGCGGCCGCGGTGGCCGTGGTGATGTTGTGGCCGATGATCTTCGGCGGCGCCGCGGTCTCAGACCGCAGCATCGCGCGGATGGAAGCGGTCGCCACGTGGACCGAGTCGGTCCGCGACCTCGTCAAGGGCGGCATCGGCCTGGAGGAGACGATCCCGGCAAGCGCGCAGACCGCACCGGCGATCATCCGACCGCACCTGTCGCGACTTGCCGGAAACATCGCCGTACGGGTGGACCTGCGCACGGCATTGCAGGAGTTCGCCGACGACATCGACGACGAGAGCGTCGACGTCGTCGTAGCGGCGCTGATCCTCAACTCCCAGCTGCAGGGCCCCGAACTAGTGCAGCTGCTGACGACGCTGTCGACATCGCTTCGTCAGGAGCTCGATATGCGCACCAAGATCGAGACCCAACGCAAGGGGCTGCGGCGGCAGGCACGCTCGATCGTGGTGGTGATCGGACTGCTCATCATCGCCCAAGCCGTGTTCGCCCGCGGCTACGTCGAGCCGTACGGCACCGTGACCGGGCAGATCCTGCTCGCGGTCTTCGTTGTCATGTGGATCGGCGCGTTCATCCGAATCCGGGTGCTGTCCGAACCTCCGCCGCCGCGGCGGATCCTGGACCGCTCCGCCGACGCTGGAGCGCTGCGATGA
- a CDS encoding HEPN domain-containing protein, with product MSSTDNRPTETAPGGPNDEFAANVLDQMRTVFWEPEVARRGGESVTGPVLRALAVLHPGQPVEVRFNNEFELMARSRVGSPVQPGDAVEVANVEDVEALEPVGVDPNAGWVVWVVLPDGREYAQFDFTRNRGRSLKMLRLADDYLTTAQRALEAGYIGPSVENALAAAELAITAQTYSLATEEPPMGGRRNSHSARQHWTKVQVGLGNTTPDAHETLIVLNGLRGASRYGEGDIPSAERAASLVATVRSMVEDAETRVGQLMRTQDPEFLDMIAGRGYTAGEAP from the coding sequence GTGAGCAGCACAGACAATAGGCCGACCGAAACGGCCCCCGGGGGTCCCAACGACGAGTTTGCGGCGAACGTACTCGACCAGATGAGGACTGTCTTCTGGGAGCCCGAGGTCGCGCGGCGCGGCGGCGAGTCTGTCACTGGACCGGTCCTACGTGCGCTGGCGGTACTCCATCCGGGCCAGCCGGTCGAGGTGCGGTTCAATAACGAGTTCGAGTTGATGGCACGCTCGCGGGTCGGCTCTCCGGTTCAACCTGGAGACGCGGTCGAGGTCGCCAACGTCGAGGACGTCGAAGCGCTCGAGCCCGTCGGCGTTGACCCTAATGCTGGATGGGTCGTCTGGGTCGTTCTCCCCGACGGCCGCGAGTATGCGCAGTTCGACTTCACCCGCAACCGCGGCCGCAGCCTGAAGATGCTCCGCCTCGCCGACGATTACCTGACCACCGCTCAGCGTGCGCTGGAGGCCGGCTACATCGGTCCTTCCGTTGAGAACGCGTTAGCTGCTGCAGAACTGGCCATCACAGCACAGACCTACTCGTTAGCTACGGAAGAGCCGCCAATGGGTGGGCGCCGCAATTCACACTCAGCGCGCCAGCATTGGACGAAAGTCCAGGTCGGCCTCGGCAACACCACGCCTGATGCACACGAGACGCTGATCGTTCTGAATGGACTGCGAGGAGCGAGTAGGTACGGAGAGGGTGACATCCCGTCCGCCGAACGCGCTGCGAGCTTGGTTGCCACGGTCAGGAGCATGGTGGAGGACGCGGAGACCCGCGTCGGTCAGCTGATGCGAACGCAGGACCCGGAGTTCCTGGACATGATCGCCGGCCGCGGCTACACGGCAGGAGAAGCGCCGTGA
- a CDS encoding YciI family protein: MPPSSAITVDNTGESLSTVNGPFVEAPEYLGGFWVIDVADEATAGDWAARASKALGGRIEVRAFQVPPGE; encoded by the coding sequence ATGCCGCCCTCGAGCGCGATCACCGTCGACAACACGGGCGAATCCCTGAGCACCGTCAACGGCCCCTTCGTCGAGGCTCCCGAGTACCTCGGAGGCTTCTGGGTGATCGACGTCGCCGACGAGGCGACCGCCGGCGACTGGGCCGCCCGCGCGTCGAAGGCCCTCGGAGGCCGCATCGAGGTCCGCGCCTTCCAGGTGCCACCGGGCGAGTGA
- a CDS encoding CpaF family protein, producing MAVDRTVLKALQLRFATLQSEERNRRRLAGEPELGDADARQHGLYLIRQVVAEHADQLADVRTSLSEDDQAAYSAALEARLFGAGTLDDLLHEPEAENININGFDNVFVQYADGTKRRADPVEGSDEELVNTIRQLAATVGLSSRPFDTANPQLDLRLPDGARLSAVLGVSPRPSVSIRINRLPDVTLKDLTANATLTPELASFLTALVQARSNVMICGETNSGKTVLLRAMAAEIDPSERIITIERALELGLADQTDRHPDAVQMEERLPNSEGLGAVSMADLLRRTLRMNPSRVIVGEVLGDEVVTMLNAMSQGNDGSLSTIHANSPRDALKRLSTYAIQAPERLAVEATNLLIASSIEYVIFLRRLDVGDDGTPRQQRIVESIQEINSSGEGVPLTSMIWESPDGVAPAVRTDAAIQRDDRLKRVQRWWPR from the coding sequence ATGGCGGTCGATCGGACAGTGCTGAAGGCGCTGCAGCTGCGGTTCGCGACTCTGCAGAGCGAGGAGCGGAACCGGCGCCGCCTCGCAGGTGAACCGGAGTTGGGCGACGCGGATGCTCGCCAGCACGGGTTGTACCTAATCAGGCAGGTCGTCGCCGAGCACGCCGACCAGCTGGCCGACGTACGCACGAGTCTGTCGGAGGACGATCAAGCGGCGTACTCGGCTGCGCTGGAGGCGCGGCTGTTCGGTGCCGGGACGCTCGACGACCTGTTGCACGAGCCCGAGGCCGAGAACATCAACATCAACGGCTTCGACAACGTCTTCGTGCAGTACGCCGACGGCACCAAACGTCGCGCCGATCCGGTGGAAGGCTCCGATGAGGAACTGGTGAACACCATCCGCCAGCTCGCCGCGACGGTCGGGTTGTCGTCGCGGCCGTTCGATACGGCCAACCCGCAGCTGGACCTGCGGCTGCCGGACGGGGCACGGCTGTCGGCAGTCCTCGGAGTGTCCCCGCGGCCGTCGGTGTCGATCCGTATCAATCGGCTACCAGACGTGACGTTGAAGGACCTCACCGCGAACGCGACGCTGACGCCGGAACTGGCGAGCTTCCTGACGGCGCTGGTGCAGGCCAGGAGCAACGTGATGATCTGCGGAGAAACGAACTCCGGGAAGACGGTGCTGTTGCGTGCGATGGCCGCCGAGATCGACCCGTCGGAGCGGATCATCACGATCGAACGGGCGCTCGAGCTCGGATTGGCCGATCAGACCGACCGGCATCCCGACGCCGTCCAGATGGAGGAACGGCTCCCCAACTCCGAAGGCCTGGGCGCGGTGTCGATGGCCGACCTGCTGCGCCGCACTCTGCGGATGAACCCGTCACGGGTGATCGTCGGCGAGGTCCTGGGCGATGAGGTCGTGACGATGCTGAACGCGATGAGCCAGGGCAACGACGGCTCGCTGTCGACGATCCACGCGAACTCGCCGCGCGATGCGTTGAAGCGGCTGAGCACGTACGCGATCCAGGCACCGGAGCGGCTTGCCGTGGAAGCGACGAACCTGCTGATCGCGAGCTCGATCGAGTACGTCATCTTCCTGCGCCGACTCGACGTCGGTGACGACGGGACACCGCGCCAGCAACGGATCGTGGAGTCGATCCAGGAGATCAACTCCTCCGGAGAAGGCGTCCCATTGACGTCGATGATCTGGGAGAGCCCCGACGGCGTTGCCCCAGCGGTACGCACCGACGCGGCGATCCAGCGCGACGATCGGCTGAAGCGGGTCCAGCGATGGTGGCCGCGATGA
- a CDS encoding nucleotidyl transferase AbiEii/AbiGii toxin family protein: protein MTDGDRVFRQIQNRARSDGAREGRPTPTAEYLTRHALESFLDRLTRTEHATKFVLKGGILLAVYGIRRPTRDVDAEAINMAATPALISDIVRDVAAVEVADGVWFDLATTSVQEIRDESTYPGLRMRVVSHIGPQKVVTAWDVSTGDPIIPPPGRVRVPRILGEDIEILGYTPETAVAEKGVTILERGITSTRWRDYIDIVQLAEHHHIDEDQLFESAQAVARYRGIELGPITPVTAGYGAVGQTKWAAWRRKHGLEDISEAALDTQMTKVAQVLDPAFSQADTDGDAQAPP from the coding sequence ATGACCGACGGTGACCGAGTCTTCCGCCAGATACAGAACCGGGCACGCTCAGACGGTGCAAGGGAGGGCAGGCCCACCCCGACCGCCGAATACCTCACCCGGCATGCGCTCGAATCGTTCCTCGACCGACTAACCCGTACCGAACACGCCACCAAGTTCGTCTTGAAGGGCGGCATCCTGCTCGCCGTCTACGGTATCCGCCGCCCGACCAGAGACGTTGACGCCGAAGCGATCAACATGGCCGCCACTCCGGCGCTCATCTCCGACATCGTGCGTGACGTCGCGGCCGTCGAGGTCGCAGATGGAGTCTGGTTCGACCTGGCCACGACAAGCGTGCAGGAGATTCGCGACGAGTCCACATACCCGGGCCTGCGGATGCGAGTTGTATCGCACATCGGGCCACAGAAGGTCGTGACTGCCTGGGACGTCTCCACGGGCGACCCGATCATCCCGCCGCCGGGAAGGGTGCGGGTTCCGCGCATCCTCGGCGAGGACATCGAGATCCTCGGCTACACACCCGAGACAGCCGTCGCCGAGAAGGGCGTCACCATCCTGGAACGCGGTATCACCAGCACCCGATGGCGCGACTACATCGACATCGTCCAACTGGCCGAACATCACCACATCGACGAGGACCAGCTCTTCGAGTCCGCTCAGGCCGTCGCCCGCTATCGCGGCATCGAACTCGGCCCCATCACACCCGTGACCGCAGGCTACGGCGCCGTCGGCCAAACCAAGTGGGCCGCATGGAGACGCAAACACGGTCTGGAAGACATCAGCGAAGCAGCCCTTGACACGCAGATGACCAAGGTCGCCCAAGTACTCGACCCCGCGTTCTCACAGGCCGACACCGATGGCGATGCGCAGGCACCCCCGTAG
- a CDS encoding TrlF family AAA-like ATPase: MEHDGEHGARWVRAALQVNPFEYSGASGPKRYFGDVDSYHSALFDSCAAEGIELIAITDHWAVDTAETLAAAAAQRGITGLPGFEANTSEGIHLLVIFEAGTPLVDINAAIGHCGADITPGCQSGTTGDSFANIVTGMTRRGALVIPAHANTAPRGMLSTFSGQPLAALVKHEDLHAVAVSPGHDPTPDQEAVFAGRPPFVREHALAKVYCDDISHPDRLSEVGGSTWFKMRNLGLAGLRLAIRTPETRIRRENPESRPRTLLRSVSWTGGYLDRHVIRFSDDLTALIGGRGTGKSTAIESVRYALDIEPIGSAARRDHASMVEQVLERGTIVELVLDAVSPASSRYTIRRTVPDPPVVLDASGSVTNLHPRDVTGGLEIFGQHELVEVAERPASVAQLITRFSDESTPEQIDALQAKLSDNRDRLEAVEHEQAKLEEELADVARLQATVAQFERADWAARLTAQRRLTQDEAIIAEARRRVDSAAASIGNVIEDDPVGVLREDYAGLNDSPEQELLEKAEAVTRQLAGTVNSALDGLIEKIATADRQLADIQANLVAASEPKRAAHAEVVRELKAEGHDPDRLIATQERLAQLMASAPQRDVLRKRRDVLLTERRSLLDGLHEAETTARRRLGRAVTAANTATVGAVRVKPVASPDRALLQSIVERNVSNSRKALLDLVQRADFSTRQFVNDARSRNLRDAYAFSDAQISAIEVAGERFLRQVEEVVSEHAVEVSLNVAAEEDPATYRTLESLSKGQRATALLLLLLRVSKSPLIIDQPEDDLDNRFIYAGIVRHLRELKGVRQIIVSTHNANVPVLGDAELIVTLRADGQHARVSESCTGSLDEQAVMRAAEDILEGGRKAFDTRRHLYGF, from the coding sequence ATGGAGCATGACGGTGAGCATGGGGCGCGCTGGGTTCGGGCCGCCTTACAAGTGAATCCGTTTGAGTACTCAGGTGCGTCCGGCCCAAAGCGCTACTTCGGGGACGTCGACTCATACCACTCAGCGCTCTTCGACAGCTGCGCGGCCGAGGGCATCGAACTCATCGCCATCACGGACCACTGGGCGGTCGACACGGCCGAGACCTTGGCAGCGGCAGCTGCTCAACGCGGCATCACAGGACTTCCGGGGTTCGAGGCGAACACGAGCGAGGGAATCCATCTACTCGTGATATTCGAGGCTGGGACTCCCCTCGTCGACATCAATGCGGCGATCGGACATTGTGGTGCCGACATCACGCCGGGGTGTCAGAGCGGGACGACGGGCGACTCTTTCGCAAACATCGTCACTGGTATGACTCGGCGAGGTGCTCTCGTGATTCCCGCACACGCGAACACGGCGCCACGAGGAATGTTGTCGACCTTCAGTGGCCAACCGCTCGCCGCGCTGGTCAAGCACGAGGACCTTCATGCAGTGGCGGTATCCCCTGGGCATGATCCCACTCCGGATCAAGAAGCGGTCTTCGCCGGCCGCCCTCCGTTCGTGCGCGAACACGCCCTCGCAAAGGTCTATTGCGACGACATCTCCCACCCGGACCGCTTGAGTGAAGTAGGTGGATCGACGTGGTTCAAAATGCGCAACCTAGGGCTAGCCGGACTGAGGCTAGCGATCAGGACCCCTGAGACACGCATTCGCCGGGAGAACCCCGAGTCACGACCTCGTACGCTACTTCGGTCTGTCTCGTGGACCGGTGGCTACCTGGACCGCCACGTCATCAGATTCTCCGACGACCTTACAGCGCTCATCGGAGGGCGTGGCACTGGAAAGTCGACGGCCATCGAGAGTGTTCGGTACGCCCTGGACATCGAACCGATTGGGTCCGCCGCACGACGCGATCATGCCAGCATGGTTGAGCAGGTGCTTGAGCGCGGAACCATCGTTGAACTCGTGCTCGACGCCGTCAGTCCAGCATCCAGCCGTTACACAATTCGCAGAACAGTCCCCGACCCGCCAGTGGTGCTCGACGCATCCGGCTCGGTGACGAACCTGCATCCCCGAGATGTTACGGGCGGCCTCGAGATCTTCGGACAACACGAGCTTGTGGAGGTAGCCGAACGACCAGCGAGCGTCGCTCAGCTGATCACTCGGTTCTCCGACGAGTCGACGCCTGAACAAATCGATGCACTTCAGGCGAAGCTGAGCGACAACCGGGATCGGCTCGAGGCGGTCGAGCACGAACAGGCAAAGCTCGAGGAAGAGCTCGCCGATGTGGCGAGGTTGCAGGCAACAGTTGCGCAGTTCGAGCGGGCCGACTGGGCGGCTCGCCTCACTGCCCAACGACGGCTGACGCAGGATGAAGCCATCATCGCGGAGGCGCGCCGTCGCGTCGACAGCGCAGCGGCGTCAATCGGCAACGTGATCGAGGACGACCCCGTAGGTGTCCTTCGCGAAGATTACGCCGGGCTAAACGATTCGCCGGAACAGGAGCTCCTCGAGAAGGCAGAGGCAGTCACCAGGCAACTTGCAGGCACGGTCAACTCAGCACTCGACGGATTGATCGAGAAGATCGCGACGGCCGACCGACAGTTGGCAGACATCCAGGCGAACCTGGTGGCTGCGTCTGAACCGAAGCGAGCCGCGCACGCCGAGGTGGTGCGGGAGCTGAAGGCAGAGGGGCACGACCCGGATCGATTGATCGCAACGCAGGAACGTCTGGCACAACTCATGGCGAGTGCGCCACAGCGTGACGTGCTGCGCAAACGACGTGATGTATTGCTTACGGAGCGGAGAAGCCTGCTCGATGGACTGCACGAGGCTGAGACGACGGCCCGGCGACGCCTCGGGCGCGCGGTTACTGCGGCCAACACTGCGACTGTCGGCGCAGTCCGAGTCAAACCGGTCGCGTCGCCGGATCGTGCGCTACTGCAATCGATCGTCGAACGGAATGTGTCCAACAGCCGGAAAGCGCTGCTGGATCTTGTCCAACGAGCAGACTTCTCTACTCGGCAGTTCGTCAACGATGCTCGGTCCCGAAACCTGCGTGATGCCTACGCGTTCTCCGATGCACAGATCTCGGCGATTGAGGTTGCTGGCGAACGATTCCTCCGCCAGGTCGAAGAGGTTGTCTCTGAACATGCCGTAGAGGTGTCGCTGAACGTCGCGGCCGAGGAAGACCCCGCGACTTATAGAACACTCGAGTCGTTGTCGAAGGGCCAACGTGCTACAGCGTTGCTCCTCTTGCTGCTTCGCGTGTCCAAGAGTCCGTTGATCATCGATCAACCGGAGGATGACCTGGACAATCGCTTCATCTATGCGGGGATCGTCCGGCACCTCCGCGAACTCAAGGGCGTGCGGCAGATCATCGTCAGCACCCACAACGCCAACGTCCCAGTTCTCGGCGACGCTGAGCTCATAGTGACCTTGCGGGCCGATGGCCAGCATGCGAGGGTGAGCGAAAGCTGTACCGGATCGCTAGACGAACAGGCAGTAATGCGAGCAGCCGAAGACATCCTCGAGGGCGGGCGCAAGGCCTTCGACACGAGACGACATCTCTACGGATTCTGA
- a CDS encoding type II secretion system F family protein, translated as MIAAFALSAGVGLGLVWLAAALVPARPNIPADIDRWERGRARAHNTGAKAPRLFTLAANTLSRHGIEFPGLQRDLAITGRTPEDFAPRAALLVLAGFLVPAMLGVVATLGGLGLPVEIPALVCLFGAAAAGVAAVAQLREEAKQARRDFRRSLSVYLDLVALQLAAGRGHPEALPAAAKICHGWAFQRLDDALLRARQAGVTPWEALADLGREYGIEQLETLGGALMLVGDEGAKVRNSLNARAETLRNQRIEDEREVAEQRSKSMSFAQVLVVVVFIAYLFYPTAVILIHT; from the coding sequence ATGATCGCCGCGTTCGCACTCAGCGCCGGAGTCGGCCTCGGGCTGGTGTGGCTGGCCGCCGCGCTGGTCCCGGCCCGACCGAACATCCCGGCCGACATCGACCGGTGGGAACGCGGCCGTGCCCGCGCACACAACACCGGCGCCAAAGCGCCGCGGCTGTTCACCCTCGCCGCTAACACCCTGAGCCGGCACGGGATCGAGTTCCCCGGCCTGCAACGCGATCTGGCGATCACCGGCCGCACACCCGAGGATTTCGCGCCCCGCGCCGCGCTCCTGGTGCTGGCGGGATTCCTGGTGCCGGCGATGCTCGGCGTCGTGGCCACACTCGGCGGGCTCGGCCTGCCGGTCGAGATCCCGGCCCTGGTATGCCTGTTCGGTGCCGCGGCCGCCGGGGTGGCTGCGGTAGCCCAGCTGCGGGAGGAGGCCAAACAGGCACGGCGCGACTTTCGCCGTTCTCTGTCGGTCTATCTGGATCTGGTTGCGCTGCAGTTGGCCGCCGGCCGCGGGCATCCGGAGGCGCTGCCGGCGGCGGCGAAGATCTGCCACGGCTGGGCATTTCAACGCCTCGACGACGCGCTGCTGCGCGCCCGCCAGGCGGGCGTCACGCCGTGGGAGGCGCTCGCGGACCTTGGCCGCGAGTACGGCATCGAGCAACTCGAGACGCTCGGCGGCGCGCTGATGTTGGTCGGCGACGAAGGCGCGAAGGTCCGCAACTCTTTGAACGCTCGCGCCGAGACTCTGCGCAATCAGCGCATCGAGGACGAACGCGAGGTTGCAGAGCAGCGGTCGAAGTCGATGAGCTTCGCTCAGGTCCTGGTCGTCGTGGTCTTCATCGCTTACCTGTTCTATCCGACCGCGGTCATTCTGATTCACACCTAA
- a CDS encoding type IV toxin-antitoxin system AbiEi family antitoxin domain-containing protein, with translation METLQPKDASRLGMSKSSLYRAAHAGEYDRIARGIYRPADAPAADWDWIEAATRRPDATICLTSALAYHDLTDTIPDALDIAIPRGARIPATGAAIAWHSFAKDTFDLGRDTIPIPGSELRIGIYSPERTIADAFRLRGDLGYELGRDALREWLRHGGKPAQLIAIATRLPRTKQPILQALDLLT, from the coding sequence GTGGAGACCTTGCAGCCCAAGGATGCGTCCCGGCTCGGCATGTCGAAGAGTTCCCTCTACCGGGCGGCACATGCCGGGGAGTACGACCGGATCGCGCGCGGCATCTACCGGCCCGCTGATGCTCCGGCCGCCGACTGGGACTGGATCGAGGCGGCAACCCGCCGCCCCGACGCGACGATCTGTCTAACATCCGCGCTGGCCTACCACGACCTGACCGACACCATCCCCGACGCTCTCGACATTGCAATACCCAGAGGAGCGCGCATCCCCGCGACGGGCGCCGCGATCGCCTGGCACTCGTTCGCCAAGGACACATTCGACCTCGGCCGCGACACCATCCCGATCCCCGGTTCGGAACTTCGCATCGGAATCTACTCCCCGGAGCGCACCATCGCAGACGCCTTCCGTCTCCGCGGCGACCTCGGCTACGAACTCGGCCGAGACGCACTCCGTGAATGGCTACGCCACGGCGGCAAACCCGCCCAGCTCATCGCCATCGCCACCCGCCTCCCCCGCACCAAGCAGCCGATCCTCCAAGCCCTGGACCTGCTGACATGA
- a CDS encoding IS256 family transposase — translation MTVKPSIDPARLLAEQLDQASPDLLRSMLQTFVNTLLSAEADSVCGAEYGAVSEERVNRRNGYRHRDFDTRAGTLDVAIPKLRQGSYFPEWLLERRKRAEKALTSVVATCYLLGVSTRRMDKLVETLGITGLSKSQVSDMAAELDAHVEEFRTRRLDDAGPFTFVAADALVLKVREGGRVVPVHALVATGVNADGHREILGVHVTSAEDGAGWLGFFRDLVARGLSGVRLVTSDAHAGLTAAIAATLPGAAWQRCRTHYAANLMAVTPKSSWGWVKALLHSVYDQPDAEAVHAQFDRVLDALADKLPAVAEHLENARADICAFTAFPKEIWRQIWSNNPNERLNREIRRRTDVVGIFPNRDAIIRLVGAVLAEQHDEWAEGRRYLGLDVLARSQAIDTDESTDEEVTEPELPALTA, via the coding sequence ATGACCGTCAAGCCCAGTATCGACCCTGCACGCCTGTTGGCCGAACAGCTGGATCAGGCGAGCCCTGATCTGCTCCGCTCGATGTTGCAGACCTTCGTCAACACACTGCTGTCTGCCGAGGCCGATAGCGTGTGCGGCGCCGAGTACGGCGCTGTCTCCGAGGAACGTGTGAATCGTCGTAACGGCTACCGCCATCGTGACTTCGACACCCGTGCCGGCACCCTCGATGTCGCGATCCCGAAACTGCGGCAGGGCTCCTACTTTCCGGAGTGGCTGCTCGAGCGTCGCAAACGTGCCGAGAAGGCACTCACCAGCGTGGTTGCGACCTGCTATCTGCTCGGCGTCTCCACGCGGCGGATGGACAAACTCGTCGAGACCCTCGGGATCACCGGGTTGAGCAAGTCGCAGGTCTCGGACATGGCCGCCGAACTCGACGCACACGTGGAGGAGTTCCGCACCCGCAGGCTCGACGACGCCGGACCGTTCACGTTCGTCGCCGCCGACGCGCTGGTTCTCAAGGTCCGCGAAGGCGGCCGCGTCGTCCCCGTGCACGCCCTCGTCGCGACCGGCGTCAACGCCGACGGCCACCGAGAGATCCTCGGCGTGCACGTCACCTCTGCCGAGGATGGAGCCGGCTGGCTGGGGTTCTTCCGCGACCTTGTTGCCCGCGGCCTGTCCGGCGTGCGACTGGTGACCTCCGATGCGCATGCCGGGTTGACCGCCGCGATCGCCGCGACGCTGCCCGGTGCGGCCTGGCAGCGGTGCCGCACCCACTACGCGGCGAACCTGATGGCCGTCACTCCGAAGTCCAGTTGGGGGTGGGTCAAGGCGTTGCTGCACAGCGTCTACGACCAGCCCGACGCCGAGGCCGTGCACGCCCAGTTCGACCGCGTTCTCGACGCTCTGGCCGACAAGCTCCCGGCCGTGGCCGAGCATCTCGAGAATGCCCGCGCCGACATCTGCGCGTTCACCGCGTTCCCGAAGGAGATCTGGCGCCAGATCTGGTCGAACAACCCCAACGAACGCCTGAACCGTGAGATCCGCCGCCGCACCGACGTCGTCGGGATCTTCCCCAACCGCGACGCGATCATCCGACTCGTCGGCGCCGTCCTCGCCGAACAACATGACGAATGGGCAGAAGGCCGCCGCTACCTCGGCCTCGACGTGCTCGCCCGCTCACAGGCCATCGACACCGACGAATCCACCGACGAGGAGGTGACCGAACCCGAACTCCCCGCCCTCACAGCCTGA
- a CDS encoding RNA-directed DNA polymerase, with protein sequence MAKWVRTRLETGHRNAPGLVVDARKAHQAFRPVPVVGIAERIAFRALTEWVVADLELTERSPEEYRSFVAGPIQHAFPQENLGMKLSDAQVEYVVHADIASYYQYVDHGVLLAELENRTGKVDAARLLIELLGEVQGTTYGLPQLLDPSDKLSEIYIQALERDVVRRLGAAWRYNDDFRLAVNGYGNAQQALEELSAAARPLGLVLNDRKSMILKFSTYFWRYAIGEAEEADVEINPTEIEVWVEDYPDLDSEGLLQTAGATFDQLSSGDEFQIDLTNASPDQVKDLRRAFNIASREQSPIGLPHVEQVFRFLPQLTPRLADYLVTMHDAERDADSVWDALVARSGAFNTWQRAWLTYVARRCAFLDTDRVTWIRGQFEDAPPGLLHAEAAIALALAGEMDFATLDTALRTQAEALAPWYAIAINHVTATAEQRSAVRGSSRLYELLISPPAGK encoded by the coding sequence GTGGCCAAGTGGGTCCGCACACGGCTGGAGACGGGTCATCGCAACGCACCGGGCTTAGTCGTGGATGCCCGAAAGGCTCACCAAGCGTTCCGACCAGTTCCGGTGGTCGGTATTGCCGAAAGGATCGCATTCCGCGCCCTGACCGAGTGGGTAGTGGCTGACCTTGAACTCACGGAACGTTCGCCCGAGGAGTACCGAAGCTTCGTCGCGGGCCCGATCCAGCATGCGTTTCCCCAAGAGAACCTTGGGATGAAACTCTCCGACGCACAGGTGGAGTACGTCGTCCACGCCGACATTGCTTCCTACTACCAGTACGTGGACCACGGGGTTCTCCTCGCCGAACTGGAAAACCGGACTGGCAAGGTCGATGCGGCACGACTGCTCATCGAACTGCTGGGCGAGGTTCAAGGGACTACATACGGACTCCCGCAACTTCTGGATCCGTCCGACAAGTTGTCCGAGATCTACATTCAGGCACTGGAGAGGGACGTCGTGCGGCGACTCGGCGCTGCCTGGCGCTACAACGACGACTTCAGACTCGCCGTCAACGGCTACGGGAACGCCCAGCAGGCGCTTGAAGAACTAAGCGCTGCGGCACGACCTCTCGGCCTTGTCCTGAACGACCGCAAGTCGATGATCTTGAAGTTCAGCACGTACTTCTGGCGGTACGCGATCGGCGAAGCCGAAGAGGCCGATGTAGAGATTAACCCTACCGAGATTGAGGTCTGGGTTGAGGACTACCCAGACCTCGACAGTGAAGGCTTGCTTCAGACAGCGGGCGCGACCTTCGACCAGCTGTCCTCTGGCGACGAGTTCCAAATCGATCTCACAAATGCAAGCCCAGATCAGGTCAAGGACCTACGTCGAGCATTCAACATCGCGTCGCGTGAGCAGTCGCCGATCGGCCTACCTCACGTCGAGCAGGTGTTCCGGTTCCTTCCCCAGCTGACGCCTCGACTCGCCGACTATCTCGTAACGATGCACGACGCAGAGCGCGATGCCGACTCGGTATGGGATGCCCTCGTTGCTCGATCCGGCGCATTCAACACATGGCAGCGTGCATGGTTGACCTACGTGGCGCGCCGCTGCGCGTTCCTCGATACCGACCGAGTCACGTGGATCCGAGGACAGTTTGAGGATGCGCCGCCGGGGCTGCTTCATGCAGAGGCCGCCATTGCGCTGGCCCTTGCGGGCGAGATGGACTTCGCGACACTCGACACCGCCCTTCGAACTCAGGCCGAAGCTCTCGCTCCGTGGTACGCCATCGCCATCAATCATGTGACGGCAACCGCGGAGCAGCGAAGCGCAGTTCGTGGGAGCTCACGACTCTACGAGCTTCTCATCAGCCCTCCCGCAGGCAAATGA